CCTCGGCCTCCGAGTTCATGTTGCGCACCCCGAAGCCGCAGAGCACCGCGTCGAACGACCGGTCGGGGAACGGCAGCTTGAGCCCGTCGCCGACGACGACATCCGAGCGCTTGGCCCATGCCGGCGTCTTTGCCAGTTTGCGGCCCGTGAGCTCCGTCATGCGCGTCGAGAAGTCAGCGAACGTCACGTGGGCCTGCTCATGGTGCCTGAGGCACTCGATGCCCAGATCGCCCGTGCCGCAGCAGAGGTCGAGCACGCGCGGCGTGCGGCGGCCATCGAGCGTCTCAACCGCGCGTGCGCGCCAGCGGCGGTCGGCGCCGAGGCTCAGCAGGCGGTTGAGCCGGTCGTAGCGCCGCGCGATGTGCGAGAACATCTGTTCGATGTGCCGTTCCATGTTTCCGGCGCGATCATATCACAAGCCATGCACTCTCGGCGTCGAGGAGCTGCTCGGGCCTGCAAAAACGGGTGACGGTCGCTCTTGTCCTGCGCTAGAATGCGTGTGCTTGGTGGCGAGAGGCAGAACCGAACCAGGAGGATGACGAGGATGGCGGAGGTTCGTCCATTCAGAGGACTGCGCTACAACCCGGCGAAGGTGCCGATCGAGTCCGCGGCAACACAGCCCTACGACAAGATTACGCCCGAGATGCAGGACGCCTACTATGAGGCGAGTCCGCATAACGTCGTCCGCCTGGTTCTGGGGCGCGAGACGCCGGACGATGACGTCGCCAACGAGGCCGGCCCGAACAAGTACACGCGCGCCGCCGAGTTCATGAACCAGTGGGCGACCGATGGTGTGCTTGTCGAGGACGCCGAGCCGGCGATCTACGCCAGCACGCAGATCTACGAGGTGGAGGGTCACACCTATCACCGGCGCGGTTTCGTGGCGCTGCTCAAGCTCGAGCCGTTCGGTTCGGGCCTCGTGTATCCCCACGAACGGACGTTCAAGAAGTACAAGGACGACCGGCTGCGCCTGATGCGCGCCACCAATGCCAACCACGGCCACATCTTCATGCTCTACTCGGAGCCGGGGCGCCCGATCAGCCGTCTCCTCGAGCGCATCGAAGAGCGCGGCAAACCGGTTATGTCGGTCGAGGCGCTCGGCGTGCGCCATACGATGACGCCGATCACCGACCCCGGCGAGATCGAGACGATTGTACGCGTCATGGCTGACAAACAGCTCGTTGTCGCCGATGGCCATCACCGCTACGAGACGGCCATCAACTACCGCGACGAGATGCGCCAAAGGCACGGCGTCGGGGGGCCGTACGACTGGTGCATGGTGACCATGTTCAACATGGAGGACAAAGGGCTGGTGATCCGCCCGACGCACCGGCTCGTGCGCAACCTCGATGGGTTCGATCCCGGTGCGTTGCGGCGCAAGCTCGAAGTGTACTTCACGATCGACGAGTGCCGGGTCGGTCAGATCGGCTCGACTATCCGGTCGTCGAGCAGCGATCAGACGCGCCTGGCGCTCTACACCGGGGGGGAGCGAGCACTCGTGCTCACGCTCATCGACCGCTGGCGCCTGCCACAGGCCGTCAAGCAGGAGGCCCCGGGGCCGGTGCTTGATCTCGATGTAACCGTTCTCCACGGGCTCATCCTGGACTATGTTCTCGGCCTGTCGCGCGAGCAGCAGGGCCAGGTGGGCAACCTCTGGTACGTGGCCACCATCAGCGAGGGGGTCGAGGGGGTGCGGAGCGGCGAGTACCAGGCGGCGTTCTTCCTGAATCCGACGCGCATCGGCCAGGTGCGAGCCGTGGCCTTGAGCGGCAACGTTATGCCGCAGAAATCGACCGATTTCTACCCGAAGCTCCTGACCGGTCTCGTGATGCGTCGCATCACGGAGTAAGCATGCCAGAGCATGCGTGGTGCGTCGGAGCACATGCTGAGCGTGCAGGCGAGCGCCAGCACGTGTTCGCTGTCAAGTGCTGTAGCGGGCACCCTCTTGTGCCGATACAGCCTGATGGACGGGCCGCGCCTGCCATGCGGCGATCGCTTGAGTTCGATCCGGACGGGCGGTATGATCGGCACAGCCGCCCCGCGACGAGATTGTGCGCGGCGGAGATCGGCACAACGGAGGACACGACCAATGATTGACAAGGCAACGGCGAGCCGGTTCGCCGATTGGGCCGAGCAGGTTATGTTGCAGATGAGCGACTATCTTGTCGCGGTCAAGAAGCTCTGGTACGTCCACTGCGAGCAGACCGAGCGGCCCGAAGTATCCCTTCAGGATCTGGCGCTCATCCTGCGCGACGATCCGCGCTTCTACTTCATGGACCTGCCCGAGGAGGAGTCCGCGAGCGAGGACGAGGAGTTGCGGCTCGAGAAGATGGGCTTCTTCCGTGGCCCCAAGGTGATGCTTCACAGCCGCGTGCCCAGTGCCGACGAGCTCATCAGCAAGATGAGCGAGAACCTCAACCGGCTCATGGAGAACTTGCGCAAGGCCTATGAGATCCGGCCCAAAGAGGACGAGCGCGCCGAGGACGAGCTGATCGATATCATGATCAAAGCCGACCAGCTCCGCAAAGAAGTCCTCAAGGCGATGAGTGAACGCGCTCCCGAGGAGAGCCAATAGCGAGAGCCCTCGACACGCCCTGCCCCCGCTTCCTGCGCGTCAGTTGAAGGCAAAGCGGACGCACCGGTGCGTCCGCCTGCATCGACCTGGGAACAACTGGGAGCTGTCCCTATCGGCTCCGGCAGTCTCTTTTCATGATCTTGTCGACGCGGCGGGCGTGGCGACCGCCCGCGAATGCCGTGGCGAACCAGGCTTCGAGGATGGCGTTGGCCTGAGCGGGCGTGGTGCGTCGGCCGCCCATGCAAAGCACATTGGCGCTGTTGTGCTCCCGGCTCAGGACGGCGGCCTCGGGATCGTTGACGAGCGCGGCTCGGATGCCGGGCACCTTGTTGGCCGCGATGCTCACGCCGATGCCCGTGCCGCAACTCAGCACGCCCACATCGGCCTTGCCCGTCGAGACGGCCTCACTCGCGGCGAAGGCATAGTCGGGATAGTCGACCGAATCGGTGCTGTCGGTGCCGAAGTCGACCACCTCGTGGCCGTGCTCGACGAGCCAGCGCTTGACGTGCTCCTTGAGTTCGTATCCGGCGTGATCGGCTCCGAGAGCGACTTTCATAAGATCTTGATCACCTCGTGCATGGCTCGTTCGAGTATGGTGAGCACGTGCCGGTAGGCATCGATGTCGTGGCCAATCGGGTCGGGCACGTCGGGGTAGTCGGCATCGTTGCGGACGGGGTCGAACTCGCGCATGAGATAGACCTTGTCGTCTACGCTCTTGAACCAGTCGACGATGTGACGCCGGTGGCGCTCGGCCATGCAGAAGACGAAGTCGGCTTCGTCGAGCATATAGCCGTTGAGCGTCGAGGAACGGTGATCGCCGATGTCGATGCCGACCTCGTCCATCGTCTCGATCGCCAGCGGGCTGGCGGGCGAGCCGGCGTAGGTCGAGGTGCCCGCCGATCGGATGTCGAGGTCGAGATGTGGGGCCATCTTGCGCAGCAGGCCGACGGCCATTGGGCTCCGACAGGTGTTGCCGGTGCACACAAAGAGGACGCGTTTTGCCATGGTGCTCCGATCCGGCTTATCACGCAGAGTTCTCGGGCGAGACTAGGAAGCTCACCGGGTCAAGTCAACGCTTTTCCCGTCCTGGTCCGCGGAGTTCACGCGAAGCGAAGTGGCGTGCCAAGCAGTGCGGCGATCTCGCTGGCTGGAATGGCGCCCTCGCGCAGGAGCGTGGGCGGTGACGTGGTGCAGTCGAGTACAGTCGAGTCAGTGCCGAGCGGCGTGCGGCCCGCGTCGAGCACGACCTCGATCCGGCCGTTGAAGGCCTCGAGCACCTCGGATGCGTCGCGCGGGCTGGGCCGGCCACTCAGGTTGGCGCTTGTGCCGACGATCAGGCCGCTTGTTGCGACGAGCGGGTCGCCCAACGCGCGCAGCAGGCCGCTCAGTGTCGGGTCGGGCGAGACGCGGAAGCCAATCCTGTCCCCCGACGGCCCATTGAGGATCATCGTGATCGGCCCCGGCAGGTAGCGGTCGATAAGACGGCGCGCCGCCTCGGGCACGTTGGCGGTGTGGGCGGCGATCGCTGCCGGCTCGGCGAGGTAGACGGCGAGCGGCTTGTTGAAGCCTCGGCCCTTGAGTGCGTAGATGCGCTCGACGGATCCGGCGAACTCGGGCAGGCAGCCGATGCCGTAGACGGTCTCGGTCGGAAAGGCGACGATGCCCCCTCGCTTGACCAGCGCCGCCGCCTGAGCCAGCAGCTCCGCCGGCGGCCTGGCAGGATCGACGCGGAGGTCGAGCGTGTTCACAGCTATTCGTTCCGGACGTCGCGTCCGTCCTTCTCGACCCTCTCGGCCAAGTCGGCGCGGTAGTTGTTGAGGCGTTTGAGCAGCGCCGGGTCGGAGAGCGCGAGGATCTCGATGGCGAGCAGCGCGGCGTTCTTAGCGCCCGCGTCGCCGATGGCCACCGTGGCCACGGGCACACCGGCGGGCATCTGCACCGTCGAGAGCAACGAATCGAGCCCACCGAGGTGAGGCGACGGAATCGGGATGCCGATCACCGGGAGCGTCGAGTGCGCCGCGAGCGCACCGGCCAAATGCGCCGCGCCGCCGGCGGCGCCGATCAGCACGCGGATGCCGCGGCCGCGGGCCTCGCGGGCGAACTCGGCCGTCTTCTCCGGCGTGCGGTGCGCCGAGAG
This DNA window, taken from Verrucomicrobiota bacterium, encodes the following:
- a CDS encoding ubiquinone/menaquinone biosynthesis methyltransferase, with product MERHIEQMFSHIARRYDRLNRLLSLGADRRWRARAVETLDGRRTPRVLDLCCGTGDLGIECLRHHEQAHVTFADFSTRMTELTGRKLAKTPAWAKRSDVVVGDGLKLPFPDRSFDAVLCGFGVRNMNSEAEGLIEIKRVLKSGGTCVILEFFRPVTWPARLFCWTFGTTLVPLAGLVVAGDFGAYRYLTRSILNHMRIDEFIFLMETIGFRRVEGVQLSAGIAGLVHGKLP
- a CDS encoding DUF1015 domain-containing protein — translated: MAEVRPFRGLRYNPAKVPIESAATQPYDKITPEMQDAYYEASPHNVVRLVLGRETPDDDVANEAGPNKYTRAAEFMNQWATDGVLVEDAEPAIYASTQIYEVEGHTYHRRGFVALLKLEPFGSGLVYPHERTFKKYKDDRLRLMRATNANHGHIFMLYSEPGRPISRLLERIEERGKPVMSVEALGVRHTMTPITDPGEIETIVRVMADKQLVVADGHHRYETAINYRDEMRQRHGVGGPYDWCMVTMFNMEDKGLVIRPTHRLVRNLDGFDPGALRRKLEVYFTIDECRVGQIGSTIRSSSSDQTRLALYTGGERALVLTLIDRWRLPQAVKQEAPGPVLDLDVTVLHGLILDYVLGLSREQQGQVGNLWYVATISEGVEGVRSGEYQAAFFLNPTRIGQVRAVALSGNVMPQKSTDFYPKLLTGLVMRRITE
- the rpiB gene encoding ribose 5-phosphate isomerase B, whose protein sequence is MKVALGADHAGYELKEHVKRWLVEHGHEVVDFGTDSTDSVDYPDYAFAASEAVSTGKADVGVLSCGTGIGVSIAANKVPGIRAALVNDPEAAVLSREHNSANVLCMGGRRTTPAQANAILEAWFATAFAGGRHARRVDKIMKRDCRSR
- a CDS encoding low molecular weight protein arginine phosphatase, translated to MAKRVLFVCTGNTCRSPMAVGLLRKMAPHLDLDIRSAGTSTYAGSPASPLAIETMDEVGIDIGDHRSSTLNGYMLDEADFVFCMAERHRRHIVDWFKSVDDKVYLMREFDPVRNDADYPDVPDPIGHDIDAYRHVLTILERAMHEVIKIL
- a CDS encoding threonylcarbamoyl-AMP synthase, with product MNTLDLRVDPARPPAELLAQAAALVKRGGIVAFPTETVYGIGCLPEFAGSVERIYALKGRGFNKPLAVYLAEPAAIAAHTANVPEAARRLIDRYLPGPITMILNGPSGDRIGFRVSPDPTLSGLLRALGDPLVATSGLIVGTSANLSGRPSPRDASEVLEAFNGRIEVVLDAGRTPLGTDSTVLDCTTSPPTLLREGAIPASEIAALLGTPLRFA
- the purE gene encoding 5-(carboxyamino)imidazole ribonucleotide mutase, with amino-acid sequence MNAARSTSTPQVSLVMGSTSDMPTVQKALDALKEFHVEYEVKVLSAHRTPEKTAEFAREARGRGIRVLIGAAGGAAHLAGALAAHSTLPVIGIPIPSPHLGGLDSLLSTVQMPAGVPVATVAIGDAGAKNAALLAIEILALSDPALLKRLNNYRADLAERVEKDGRDVRNE